The following proteins are co-located in the Imtechella halotolerans genome:
- a CDS encoding DUF5916 domain-containing protein, which translates to MTFNLPSVLLLVLLLSISNLLAQDSIPRKSIHAVRISTPPKIDGVLDEEVWNNATVASGFVERMPTNGRAIPDSLHTEVKILYDDKGIYFGAVMNDPSPELILKELTERDGIGNDDFFFILLNGYNDRQQSLQFIITAAGVQYDAKMTNGKEDSSWNAVWYSAVDINEHGWVAEIFIPYSEVRFPEGDIQVWGLNMEREFRRARTRYSWNHVDNTKGAFSIYDGEIHGIKDIKTPTRLAFQPYVSTYINSYDKTTDVTTNAGMDIKYGINDGFTLDMILIPDFGQTKFDNTILNLSAFEVQYAEQRPFFTEGTELFSIGNLFYSRRVGDFPTGYPSLKTNEVISDFPAKVSLLNAMKVSGRTKNGLGIGVFNAVTESANARILDTLTGIYRKEQVEPYANYNVLVFDKRFGQNNSVSFVNTNVLREGSGRDANVSGLYANITNKENTWYYQGNIEGSWTQSDKSKFGLEASAGTSKISGQHRYQASIFLRTKDYDIDDLGYTGRTNYINYYGYYGYRYLKPRGILNTMFLNFNLNYNRRLEPSLYNNFNFNFNSSFTTKSFYSFGGGFESSIFETNDIYEPRTFGRHVKVPAFYSGWLWFATDYRKKFTLSEVYVDWLVYDQKNRDRLTMAVEPRYRFSDKWKLFYRSELTMHRREPGYVSRNESEIYFGERNRNTFENRLESQYIFNNRMALSFAFRHYYAEVDYNRYFNLETNGELTENSSYSAQHDATYNSWNVDLRFSWWFAPGSQLSILYRNAIESYDLVSGMNFSDNFTHLFDQSQLNSVSIRINYFLDYNRMRGWLKKPTIEKSDDSMVYFSKGKNKGRNGQFLN; encoded by the coding sequence ATGACCTTTAATCTGCCAAGTGTACTTCTATTAGTTCTTCTTTTATCAATTTCAAACCTTCTGGCCCAAGATTCCATTCCGCGAAAAAGCATTCATGCAGTACGAATTTCAACTCCTCCTAAAATCGATGGTGTTTTAGACGAGGAAGTATGGAATAATGCTACGGTAGCTTCTGGTTTTGTAGAAAGAATGCCTACCAATGGACGTGCTATACCAGATAGTTTGCATACGGAGGTTAAAATTTTGTATGATGATAAAGGAATCTATTTTGGTGCGGTTATGAATGATCCATCTCCAGAATTGATTTTAAAAGAGTTGACAGAAAGAGATGGCATTGGAAATGATGATTTCTTTTTTATACTTCTAAATGGATATAATGATAGGCAACAAAGCTTACAATTTATAATTACCGCTGCAGGGGTCCAATATGATGCAAAGATGACTAATGGTAAGGAGGATAGTTCGTGGAATGCAGTTTGGTATAGTGCTGTTGACATAAATGAACATGGATGGGTGGCAGAAATCTTTATCCCTTATTCTGAAGTTCGATTTCCAGAAGGAGATATTCAGGTATGGGGGCTTAATATGGAGCGAGAGTTTAGACGTGCTCGAACGCGGTACAGTTGGAATCATGTTGATAATACAAAGGGAGCCTTTTCAATATACGATGGAGAAATACATGGTATTAAGGATATAAAGACACCAACACGTTTAGCATTTCAACCCTATGTTTCTACCTATATTAATTCATATGATAAAACAACTGATGTTACAACCAATGCAGGAATGGATATAAAGTATGGGATTAATGATGGCTTTACATTGGATATGATTTTAATACCTGATTTTGGGCAGACTAAATTTGACAATACGATCTTGAATTTATCCGCCTTTGAAGTTCAATATGCAGAGCAACGCCCTTTTTTTACAGAAGGAACAGAATTGTTTAGTATAGGAAATCTTTTTTATTCTCGACGTGTTGGAGATTTCCCAACGGGATATCCATCTTTAAAAACCAATGAGGTTATTTCAGATTTTCCTGCTAAAGTTAGTTTGTTAAATGCAATGAAGGTTTCTGGAAGGACAAAAAATGGTTTAGGAATAGGCGTATTTAATGCCGTCACAGAAAGTGCAAATGCTCGAATATTAGACACGCTTACCGGCATATATAGAAAGGAACAAGTAGAGCCTTATGCCAATTATAATGTGTTGGTATTTGATAAGCGCTTCGGCCAAAATAATTCAGTATCATTTGTTAATACCAATGTGTTGAGGGAAGGATCGGGCAGGGATGCTAACGTATCTGGTTTGTATGCTAATATCACCAACAAAGAAAATACTTGGTATTACCAGGGAAATATAGAAGGAAGTTGGACCCAGTCAGATAAAAGTAAGTTTGGTTTAGAGGCTTCAGCGGGAACTAGTAAGATTAGTGGGCAACATCGGTATCAAGCCTCTATTTTTTTGAGAACGAAAGACTATGATATTGATGATTTAGGATATACGGGTAGAACAAATTATATTAATTATTACGGGTATTATGGATATCGCTATCTTAAGCCTAGAGGTATTCTTAATACTATGTTTTTAAATTTTAACCTTAATTATAATCGAAGACTAGAACCTAGTTTGTACAACAACTTTAACTTTAATTTCAATTCAAGTTTTACTACTAAATCTTTTTATTCATTTGGTGGAGGTTTTGAGTCATCTATTTTTGAGACCAATGATATTTATGAACCTAGAACATTTGGACGACATGTTAAAGTACCTGCTTTTTATTCAGGGTGGCTTTGGTTTGCAACAGATTATAGGAAGAAGTTTACCTTGAGTGAAGTGTATGTCGATTGGCTGGTGTACGATCAAAAAAACAGAGATAGATTGACTATGGCCGTGGAGCCACGGTATCGATTTTCAGACAAATGGAAACTTTTTTATAGATCTGAGCTCACCATGCATAGAAGGGAACCAGGGTATGTTTCCAGGAATGAAAGTGAAATATATTTTGGAGAAAGGAATCGTAATACCTTTGAAAATCGGTTGGAGTCGCAATATATTTTCAATAATAGGATGGCCTTAAGTTTTGCATTTAGACATTATTATGCGGAGGTAGATTATAATCGTTATTTTAATCTTGAAACCAACGGTGAATTAACCGAAAATAGCTCTTATTCAGCTCAACATGATGCGACTTATAATAGCTGGAACGTGGATCTTCGATTTAGTTGGTGGTTTGCACCTGGAAGTCAGCTGTCTATATTGTACCGCAATGCTATAGAGTCCTATGATTTGGTGTCTGGAATGAATTTCTCGGATAACTTTACTCATTTATTTGATCAATCTCAACTTAATAGTGTCTCCATTCGAATTAATTATTTTTTGGATTATAACCGAATGAGGGGTTGGTTGAAAAAACCTACCATTGAAAAAAGTGATGACTCTATGGTGTATTTTTCCAAAGGAAAAAATAAGGGTAGAAATGGACAATTTCTAAACTAG
- the arsB gene encoding ACR3 family arsenite efflux transporter, with the protein MASKKQMAFFERNLTLWVLLCIGIGIIIGKVAGDSIEIISSWNLYSINIPVAILVWMMIFPMMAQIDFSSLKNVGKNKKGLGLTVFINWLIKPFTMAFFAWLFFHHIFQAYLTPELASEYMAGAILLGAAPCTAMVFVWSYLSDGDANYTLVQVSVNDLILVVAFIPIVQLLIGVTDVFIPHEVLITSVVVFVLIPLISGFIVNRWLIKKKGNQWFTSTFLPKLKPVSILALLTTLVLLFAFQGEQITNQPFAILLIAIPLIIQTYFIFFTSWYTGKYFLKLPYCINAPAGMIGASNFFELAVAVAISLFGLNSGASLVTVVGVLIEVPIMLSLVRFANKNSYTNN; encoded by the coding sequence ATGGCTTCTAAAAAACAAATGGCTTTTTTTGAACGCAACCTCACCTTGTGGGTATTACTTTGCATTGGTATTGGAATTATTATTGGCAAAGTTGCTGGTGATTCCATTGAAATTATTAGTTCTTGGAATCTCTATTCAATAAACATACCGGTAGCCATTTTAGTATGGATGATGATATTCCCAATGATGGCACAAATTGATTTTAGCTCATTAAAAAATGTAGGGAAAAACAAAAAAGGATTGGGGCTGACAGTATTCATTAACTGGCTCATTAAACCATTCACCATGGCCTTTTTTGCCTGGCTATTCTTCCACCATATTTTTCAGGCATACCTAACCCCAGAACTTGCCTCTGAATATATGGCAGGAGCTATATTACTTGGAGCGGCGCCCTGTACAGCAATGGTGTTTGTCTGGTCTTACTTATCAGATGGTGATGCAAATTACACCCTAGTTCAGGTATCGGTAAACGACCTTATTCTTGTGGTTGCATTTATTCCTATTGTTCAGTTGCTTATCGGGGTTACGGATGTTTTTATTCCTCATGAAGTATTAATTACATCCGTCGTTGTATTTGTTCTCATTCCTCTTATAAGTGGTTTTATAGTTAACCGATGGCTCATCAAGAAAAAAGGCAATCAATGGTTCACATCCACTTTCCTGCCTAAATTAAAACCAGTTTCTATTCTAGCCCTACTGACCACCCTCGTCCTCCTATTTGCGTTTCAAGGAGAACAGATAACAAATCAACCATTCGCTATTCTTCTTATAGCGATCCCTCTGATCATTCAAACCTATTTTATTTTCTTCACCTCTTGGTATACTGGAAAATACTTTTTGAAACTACCCTACTGCATTAACGCCCCAGCAGGAATGATTGGAGCCAGTAATTTCTTCGAATTGGCTGTAGCGGTTGCAATTTCACTGTTTGGTCTAAACTCTGGAGCATCATTAGTCACTGTAGTGGGGGTGCTCATTGAAGTGCCTATAATGCTTTCATTGGTCCGATTTGCAAATAAAAACTCCTATACCAATAACTAA
- a CDS encoding outer membrane beta-barrel protein translates to MKNVAMFCTILLCSISTVFGKTIGEPLDAVIKGKVIDKNLKEPVAFAAVVIKNKTDKSTVTGGITNDDGTFEVKGIPSGNLIVEIQFVGYHTYTKEINITRRNQNVNLGDILLEESVTELSGVEVVSERSSIEQKIDRKVINVGKDLVTTGATASEIMNNIPSVSVDSQTGDLSLRGNSNVRVMVDGKLSNVPVAQLLKQIPSTSIKSIELITNPSAKYNPEGMSGIINIILHKNANIGFNGNINIGLRHQEEAKFNSSLDLNYRNGKVNLYGNAGTNIGKSVNDGTIFRIGENSKQLLDMFNNNKSYLYKLGVDYYLNDRNTISFFTNQNIYDGAFMGDVSIVYNENPMLNFAQSFSSDNQNRSGQYNFDYKRTFNEGGDHFIELEVDHNRFKNDELATFQFSGNTSIPAYRDNVETKREQSIINLDYANPLTENSKLELGAEARLFETDVDFSSTGLSYNNNGQLRPTPDTRFIYGMDIFSGYVTYGQNFDKWSYQLGARVENVEVKADTNSVRAFTDKYTQIYPSGFITYSPSEKNQFQMSVSRRVDRPGLEQVNPIREWSTPLISSYGNESLIPQFTNSLEVNYTRRLKNGSVTAGVFYRQIKDEINRAVYVDRLDLNKSILTFDNFDDTSAYGVELSTNYRPVKWWSINGSFDLFSQKQSTFTESLDPAIPNPTIDDIIMENVEVDNVSWNARMNNNFTVTKNLSLTVFGMYRGANQGIQMKAKPMYFVNTGARYSFAQGRGMINFNFNDIFDTQHFAFEATRPYAQEGKFNWESRTWYLGMSYRFGSGKNRAASRKQRDNNTKNAGGGIL, encoded by the coding sequence ATGAAAAATGTAGCTATGTTCTGCACCATTCTATTGTGCAGTATTTCGACCGTATTTGGCAAAACAATCGGCGAACCATTAGACGCAGTTATTAAAGGTAAGGTTATAGATAAAAACCTAAAGGAACCTGTCGCCTTTGCCGCTGTTGTAATTAAAAACAAAACTGATAAAAGCACGGTTACTGGTGGTATCACTAATGATGACGGTACTTTCGAAGTAAAAGGAATTCCTTCAGGAAATCTTATTGTAGAAATTCAATTTGTAGGTTATCACACCTATACCAAAGAAATCAATATTACTCGTCGTAATCAAAACGTTAATTTAGGAGACATTCTTTTAGAAGAAAGTGTCACTGAATTATCAGGTGTAGAAGTGGTGTCCGAACGGTCCAGCATTGAACAAAAAATTGACCGAAAGGTAATTAATGTTGGAAAGGATTTGGTAACCACAGGAGCCACCGCGTCAGAAATTATGAACAATATTCCTTCTGTAAGTGTTGATTCTCAAACTGGAGATTTGTCATTACGTGGAAATTCAAATGTTCGTGTTATGGTTGACGGCAAATTATCTAATGTTCCTGTAGCTCAGCTTTTAAAACAAATCCCCTCAACTTCTATTAAGTCTATTGAGCTCATCACGAATCCTTCAGCAAAATACAATCCTGAAGGAATGAGTGGAATAATCAATATCATTTTGCATAAAAATGCAAATATTGGCTTCAATGGGAATATAAATATTGGTTTACGCCATCAAGAAGAAGCAAAGTTTAACAGCTCTCTTGATCTCAATTACAGAAATGGCAAAGTAAACCTTTATGGAAATGCAGGAACAAATATTGGTAAAAGCGTAAATGACGGTACTATTTTTAGAATTGGAGAAAACTCCAAACAACTTCTTGACATGTTTAACAATAATAAATCCTATTTATACAAGCTAGGAGTTGATTATTACCTTAACGATCGCAATACCATATCATTTTTCACCAACCAGAATATTTATGATGGTGCATTTATGGGAGATGTTTCTATTGTGTACAACGAGAATCCAATGCTTAATTTTGCACAATCATTTTCTTCGGACAATCAAAATAGAAGCGGCCAATACAACTTTGACTACAAACGAACTTTTAACGAAGGAGGAGATCATTTTATTGAATTAGAAGTGGATCATAATCGCTTCAAAAATGATGAGTTGGCTACCTTTCAATTCTCCGGAAATACTTCCATCCCAGCATACAGAGATAATGTTGAAACTAAAAGAGAACAATCTATTATAAATTTAGACTACGCGAACCCATTAACGGAAAATTCAAAATTAGAATTGGGTGCAGAAGCTCGTCTATTTGAAACAGATGTAGACTTTAGTTCCACTGGATTGTCATACAACAATAATGGTCAATTACGTCCTACTCCCGATACACGCTTTATATATGGAATGGATATTTTTTCAGGATATGTGACCTATGGCCAAAACTTTGATAAATGGTCTTACCAACTAGGTGCACGTGTAGAAAATGTTGAAGTGAAAGCAGACACCAATAGTGTTAGAGCCTTTACCGATAAATACACTCAAATTTATCCTTCCGGTTTTATTACCTATTCACCTTCTGAAAAAAATCAATTTCAGATGAGTGTAAGTCGAAGAGTAGACCGTCCAGGACTAGAGCAAGTAAATCCAATAAGAGAATGGTCCACTCCATTGATTTCATCCTATGGAAATGAGAGCTTGATCCCGCAGTTTACCAATTCTTTAGAAGTTAACTACACCCGAAGACTAAAAAATGGTAGTGTGACTGCTGGTGTATTTTACAGACAAATTAAGGATGAAATAAACCGAGCAGTATATGTAGATCGTCTTGATTTAAACAAATCGATCTTAACATTTGATAATTTTGATGACACTTCAGCCTACGGTGTAGAATTATCAACCAATTACAGACCTGTAAAATGGTGGAGTATCAATGGAAGTTTCGATTTATTTTCACAAAAACAGTCCACATTTACAGAAAGTCTAGATCCGGCTATCCCTAACCCGACCATCGATGATATCATTATGGAGAATGTAGAAGTAGATAATGTATCGTGGAATGCCCGTATGAACAACAATTTTACAGTAACTAAAAACCTTTCATTAACAGTATTTGGAATGTACCGTGGTGCCAACCAAGGAATACAAATGAAGGCTAAGCCAATGTATTTCGTTAATACTGGAGCACGTTACAGCTTTGCTCAAGGTAGAGGTATGATCAATTTCAATTTTAATGACATTTTTGACACCCAACATTTCGCCTTTGAAGCCACGCGTCCTTATGCACAAGAAGGAAAATTCAATTGGGAAAGTCGCACTTGGTATCTAGGGATGTCCTATCGATTTGGAAGTGGAAAAAATAGAGCTGCCAGCAGAAAACAGCGTGATAACAACACTAAAAATGCTGGAGGGGGGATCTTATAA
- a CDS encoding CoA-binding protein — MKYTLVMGASLKPDRYSYLAVSRLVAANHKVSAFGRQQGVIAGIVVETSLEAYQGVDTVTLYLNPKAQKEYYSYICSLQPKRVIFNPGTENPEFYDILKKHAIEVEVACTLVLLATNQY; from the coding sequence ATGAAATATACATTGGTAATGGGCGCTTCTTTAAAGCCGGACAGATATAGTTACTTAGCCGTTAGTAGATTAGTGGCTGCGAATCACAAAGTTTCAGCCTTTGGAAGGCAGCAAGGCGTTATAGCAGGAATAGTTGTAGAAACGTCTCTAGAGGCATACCAAGGAGTTGATACTGTAACTTTGTATTTGAATCCCAAAGCCCAGAAGGAATACTATTCCTATATATGTTCGTTACAACCCAAACGCGTTATTTTTAATCCAGGAACTGAGAATCCTGAGTTTTATGATATTTTGAAGAAACATGCCATAGAAGTTGAGGTGGCTTGTACTCTGGTTCTTTTAGCAACAAACCAATACTAA
- a CDS encoding DUF779 domain-containing protein, translated as MERIAITKEAAKTVNLLKEKHGALIFHQSGGCCDGSAPMLFEEGDMYLDESDILLGSLEGVKFYMNQDQYAYWKHTHITVDITEGRGASFSLEIPLGKRFIIHSRLFTKEEQDFFSKTP; from the coding sequence ATGGAGAGAATTGCCATAACAAAGGAAGCGGCTAAAACAGTTAATCTACTGAAGGAAAAACATGGCGCTTTAATCTTTCACCAAAGCGGAGGATGCTGTGATGGTTCTGCGCCCATGCTTTTTGAAGAAGGTGATATGTATCTTGACGAAAGTGATATTCTTCTAGGTTCCCTGGAAGGAGTCAAATTTTATATGAATCAAGATCAATATGCCTATTGGAAGCATACACACATTACGGTAGACATCACCGAAGGTCGTGGAGCTAGCTTTTCTCTAGAAATTCCCTTGGGAAAACGATTTATAATACATTCCCGCTTATTTACAAAAGAAGAGCAAGACTTCTTTTCAAAAACGCCTTAG
- a CDS encoding aldehyde dehydrogenase family protein, with amino-acid sequence MNYSKPSFKEHYDNFINGKFVKPIGGDYFENRSPIDNTLIARYPRSQKEDIDLALDAANAAKESWGNTSAAHRASLLNKVADIIEANLEEFALVETCDNGKPIRETMNADVPLSVDHWRYFAACIRAEEGSATELDANTLSMNIKEPLGVVGQIIPWNFPLLMLSWKLPPALATGNCVILKPAEQTPSSATLLMEKIADIFPPGVINVVHGFGPEAGKPLASSSRIDKVAFTGETTTGQLIMQYASKNLNPVTMELGGKSPNIFFNSVMDSDDAYLDKAIEGAVLFAFNQGEVCTCPSRILVQEDIYDRFMARVVERTKAIVQANPYESSTMIGAQASNDQYEKIQSYIKIGIEEGAKVLCGGEANKEGDLAHGFYIKPTILEGHNKMRVFQEEIFGPVVCVTKFKDEAEAIEIANDTLYGLGAGVWTRDAHQLYQIPRAIKAGRVWVNCYHAYPAHAPFGGYKKSGFGRENHLMMMDHYRQNKNMLISYDKNKLGFF; translated from the coding sequence ATGAACTATTCTAAACCCTCATTCAAAGAACATTATGACAATTTCATTAACGGAAAATTTGTCAAACCTATTGGAGGAGACTATTTTGAAAACCGCTCGCCTATAGACAACACACTTATAGCTAGATATCCTCGATCACAAAAAGAGGATATTGACCTGGCCCTAGATGCCGCCAATGCGGCCAAAGAAAGTTGGGGTAATACCTCCGCCGCTCACAGAGCCTCACTTCTAAATAAGGTTGCAGACATTATTGAGGCCAATCTTGAAGAATTTGCACTTGTAGAAACCTGTGACAATGGAAAGCCGATTCGCGAAACTATGAATGCAGACGTACCTCTTTCTGTTGATCATTGGAGATATTTTGCCGCATGTATTCGTGCTGAAGAGGGATCGGCAACAGAACTCGATGCCAATACCCTATCGATGAATATTAAAGAACCGTTGGGTGTTGTTGGCCAAATTATTCCTTGGAATTTCCCATTATTAATGCTTTCTTGGAAATTACCTCCAGCGCTTGCTACAGGAAATTGTGTGATACTTAAACCCGCAGAACAAACGCCTTCATCAGCGACTTTACTCATGGAAAAAATTGCTGATATATTTCCTCCAGGAGTTATTAATGTAGTCCATGGATTTGGTCCAGAGGCAGGAAAACCACTTGCTTCAAGTTCAAGAATCGACAAGGTCGCCTTTACTGGGGAAACTACCACTGGCCAACTAATAATGCAATATGCTTCCAAAAACTTAAATCCTGTTACGATGGAACTTGGGGGAAAATCTCCAAATATCTTTTTTAATAGTGTAATGGACTCCGATGATGCATATCTAGACAAAGCTATTGAAGGAGCAGTACTTTTTGCTTTCAATCAAGGGGAAGTATGTACATGCCCTTCTAGAATCCTTGTTCAAGAAGACATCTATGACCGATTTATGGCAAGAGTAGTAGAGAGAACCAAGGCCATTGTACAGGCAAATCCTTATGAAAGCAGTACAATGATTGGAGCTCAGGCATCGAATGACCAATATGAAAAAATTCAGTCATATATCAAAATAGGAATAGAAGAAGGAGCTAAAGTTCTTTGTGGTGGAGAAGCAAATAAAGAAGGGGATTTGGCACATGGATTTTATATAAAACCTACCATTTTGGAAGGACATAATAAAATGCGCGTTTTCCAAGAAGAAATTTTTGGCCCGGTAGTTTGTGTTACTAAATTCAAGGATGAAGCCGAAGCAATTGAAATTGCCAATGACACTCTATATGGCCTTGGAGCAGGTGTATGGACAAGGGACGCCCATCAACTCTATCAGATCCCTCGTGCCATTAAAGCTGGCCGTGTATGGGTAAACTGCTATCATGCGTATCCAGCACATGCACCATTCGGGGGATATAAAAAGTCTGGCTTTGGAAGGGAAAACCACCTAATGATGATGGATCATTATCGTCAAAACAAAAATATGTTAATATCGTATGATAAAAACAAGCTTGGTTTCTTTTAA
- a CDS encoding AraC family transcriptional regulator has translation MKHLLNQHRNNRKLSTLVENRTTYNADYAELNIYETHQYAEKVALRFDFPIIASMLTGKKVMHIEGMPSFDFYPGESVVMPTNKEMVIDFPLATESNPTQCLALGIDTSKIEEVVEKFNHYITIEKETPNWRLDDSTSHLINNVDVNHLVERLVYTFTHNNRSKDVLLDLMIQELIVRLLQTKAKIFLLNDNEGVFSDTRIGMVIKYIKKNLTDQDITVDLLAEKACMSASHFHKKFKNTLGISPIDYINSEKIKFSKKLIKEHKNLRMSEIAYQSGFNNTSYFNRQFKKMEMMTPQQFKVSVMT, from the coding sequence ATGAAACACTTGTTAAATCAACATAGAAATAATCGAAAACTATCCACCTTGGTAGAAAATAGAACTACCTATAATGCCGACTACGCAGAATTGAACATTTATGAGACACATCAATATGCTGAAAAGGTTGCTTTACGTTTTGATTTTCCTATTATAGCCAGCATGCTTACTGGTAAGAAGGTCATGCATATTGAAGGGATGCCTTCATTTGATTTCTATCCGGGAGAATCCGTTGTTATGCCTACCAACAAAGAAATGGTTATTGATTTTCCTTTAGCTACGGAATCTAATCCTACCCAATGTTTGGCATTAGGTATTGATACAAGTAAAATAGAGGAAGTAGTAGAAAAGTTTAATCATTACATAACTATTGAAAAAGAAACTCCAAATTGGCGTCTAGATGATTCAACCTCCCATTTGATTAATAATGTTGATGTGAATCATTTAGTGGAGCGTCTTGTATATACTTTTACACACAATAACAGGTCGAAGGACGTTTTACTTGATCTTATGATTCAAGAATTAATTGTCCGGTTGTTGCAAACCAAGGCAAAGATTTTTTTACTGAATGATAATGAAGGGGTGTTTAGTGATACTCGTATTGGAATGGTTATAAAGTATATTAAAAAAAATTTGACAGATCAGGACATTACTGTGGATCTTCTTGCAGAAAAAGCTTGCATGAGTGCTTCTCATTTTCATAAGAAGTTTAAAAATACCTTAGGGATTTCTCCCATTGATTATATTAATTCTGAAAAAATTAAATTTTCCAAGAAACTTATAAAAGAGCATAAAAATTTGAGGATGTCAGAGATTGCTTATCAATCCGGATTTAATAATACCAGTTATTTTAATAGACAGTTTAAAAAGATGGAAATGATGACTCCTCAACAATTTAAAGTGTCGGTAATGACTTAA
- a CDS encoding GNAT family N-acetyltransferase, translating into MVTLRRTSSENSDFIQLIKLLDADLAIRDGEDHAFYAQFNTLDHIKNVVIAYGNSSAIGCGAIKMYNHETMEVKRMFTRQENRQEGVGSMILGELEQWTKELGFKRCILETGLQQPEAIALYKKNNYLQIENYGPYIGVENSVCFEKLLR; encoded by the coding sequence ATGGTAACCTTACGAAGGACTTCTTCTGAAAATTCTGATTTTATTCAATTAATAAAATTATTAGATGCCGACTTGGCTATTCGCGATGGAGAAGATCATGCTTTTTACGCCCAATTCAACACCTTAGACCACATTAAAAATGTGGTGATAGCCTACGGGAACTCTTCAGCAATAGGATGTGGTGCCATTAAAATGTACAATCACGAAACAATGGAAGTTAAACGCATGTTTACTAGACAAGAAAATAGACAAGAAGGTGTAGGCTCTATGATACTTGGTGAATTAGAACAATGGACCAAAGAACTTGGCTTTAAGCGCTGTATACTTGAAACAGGCCTACAACAACCTGAAGCTATAGCGCTTTATAAAAAAAACAACTATCTACAAATTGAAAACTACGGACCATATATAGGAGTTGAAAATAGTGTTTGCTTTGAAAAGCTGCTAAGATAG